In Bdellovibrio sp. GT3, one genomic interval encodes:
- a CDS encoding GH3 family domain-containing protein gives MFAVNHVVHSLGQTYLKTYGSRMTTNHQDLLERQESNFLSMKRALTGTRLYKDLRLAYINSYEEFVNHVPVYGYDEYAPYVDMIAAGHKDILFKDKADYFGLSSGTSGKDSKRVPYNERMIRMFIKSQKRIASKISTLEPDLNLLKAGRLAFGSDPYLYSQNGFKFGYISGILSTRVPKVLAKNTFPSREVLAISNWDKKIELLINESIEQDIQVVSGIPTYIISIFEAVLQKTGRKHINEIWPNLKVFVYAATPIKQYKDRIDRLVGHELNYYGVYAATEAAIGLPYAKYENGRQRYFLNPDLLYSFTPLEGKTQNLGLHQIEMGVPYFLNVGTPNGMIHYCMKDVVSFDLVNGDLVFEFVGRKSTGMNLAAEKVSDDDILNCYLNTKKSLNVDLRHYFLSPGTEDGKATYMWTLFVAGNANVDANTLAENLEKEMQRINGDYSDCREVGVLGPAQVQIMNADYLQGYFEKNRSRGQFKMKTTFETAEEYLSFIRQNLDQAGTLQ, from the coding sequence ATGTTCGCAGTAAATCATGTCGTCCATTCCCTGGGGCAAACTTACCTGAAAACCTACGGTTCCAGAATGACAACAAATCATCAGGATCTTCTGGAAAGACAGGAAAGCAATTTCCTAAGCATGAAACGTGCGCTGACCGGCACTCGCCTCTATAAGGATCTGCGCCTGGCCTACATCAATTCCTATGAAGAATTCGTCAATCATGTGCCCGTTTATGGTTATGATGAATATGCGCCCTACGTGGATATGATTGCCGCTGGTCATAAGGACATTCTCTTTAAAGACAAAGCCGACTATTTTGGTCTTTCTTCCGGCACTTCCGGTAAAGACTCCAAACGTGTGCCCTATAACGAACGCATGATCCGCATGTTCATCAAATCTCAAAAAAGAATCGCCAGTAAGATTTCCACCTTGGAACCCGATCTCAACCTTCTGAAAGCCGGTCGCCTGGCATTTGGTTCTGATCCGTATTTGTATTCCCAAAACGGGTTCAAGTTCGGCTACATATCCGGAATTCTTTCCACAAGAGTCCCTAAAGTTCTGGCAAAGAACACATTTCCCAGCCGTGAGGTTTTGGCGATTTCAAACTGGGATAAGAAAATTGAATTGCTAATAAATGAATCCATCGAGCAAGACATTCAAGTTGTAAGTGGTATTCCCACGTACATTATCTCGATCTTCGAAGCAGTTTTACAAAAAACCGGAAGAAAGCACATCAACGAAATTTGGCCGAACCTAAAGGTCTTCGTTTATGCAGCAACTCCCATCAAACAGTACAAAGACCGCATCGACCGCCTGGTCGGCCACGAGTTGAACTACTACGGCGTTTATGCCGCAACAGAAGCTGCAATTGGTCTGCCTTATGCGAAATACGAGAATGGCCGTCAACGCTACTTCCTGAATCCCGATTTGCTTTACTCCTTCACCCCGCTTGAAGGAAAAACTCAAAATTTAGGACTGCACCAAATCGAAATGGGTGTGCCCTACTTCCTGAATGTAGGAACACCCAACGGCATGATTCACTACTGCATGAAGGACGTGGTCAGCTTTGATCTGGTGAATGGCGACTTGGTTTTTGAGTTCGTCGGCAGAAAATCTACAGGAATGAACCTTGCTGCTGAAAAAGTCAGCGATGATGACATTCTGAACTGTTACCTTAATACCAAAAAGTCCTTGAACGTGGACCTACGTCACTACTTCCTGTCTCCGGGCACTGAAGATGGAAAAGCCACTTACATGTGGACTCTGTTTGTGGCTGGTAATGCGAATGTTGACGCCAATACTCTGGCCGAGAATTTGGAAAAAGAAATGCAAAGAATAAACGGCGACTACAGCGACTGCAGAGAAGTCGGAGTTCTGGGTCCCGCTCAAGTGCAAATCATGAATGCGGACTACCTTCAGGGGTATTTCGAAAAAAATCGCAGCCGTGGTCAATTCAAAATGAAAACGACTTTTGAAACGGCCGAGGAGTACCTGTCCTTTATTCGTCAAAATCTGGATCAAGCAGGGACTTTACAATGA
- a CDS encoding LysE family transporter produces MILAMFVTGILSAFALGPASFSIIRSLVSRRSWPWSSIAGFLLGDLIYILLAAALLRSPLLHLHWFKNLLTLLTALALLIFSVHVIFSKSPTSSIQTPDTGFRKSLALTLSNFHLVFIYAGLFSHALETNTLLLGVSTYVLTFVASFMALLWSLNRLHGPIKKILRKIEVVAACGFFCFSVYLSMEIL; encoded by the coding sequence ATGATTCTTGCGATGTTTGTCACCGGGATCCTCTCCGCCTTTGCGTTGGGCCCGGCAAGTTTCAGTATCATTCGCAGCCTGGTCTCCCGCAGATCATGGCCGTGGTCCTCGATAGCAGGCTTCCTGCTGGGGGATCTTATTTACATTCTTTTAGCAGCAGCCCTGTTACGCAGTCCCTTGTTGCACCTGCATTGGTTTAAAAACCTGCTCACACTTCTAACAGCTTTGGCTTTGTTGATCTTTTCAGTACACGTGATCTTTTCCAAATCACCGACGTCCTCGATCCAAACCCCCGATACGGGATTTAGAAAGAGCCTGGCTCTGACGCTTTCTAATTTTCATCTGGTGTTTATCTATGCCGGTCTGTTTTCACATGCGCTGGAAACAAACACCCTTTTACTGGGTGTTTCCACCTACGTGCTGACCTTTGTGGCAAGCTTTATGGCTCTATTATGGAGCTTAAACAGATTGCACGGTCCCATTAAAAAAATCTTAAGAAAAATTGAAGTCGTCGCAGCTTGCGGATTCTTCTGCTTTTCCGTTTATCTTTCCATGGAGATTCTATGA
- a CDS encoding YncE family protein, whose protein sequence is MRQQILALGLVLYACVAGAGVKDLEVLNTKDFLKKILPTGCQPKGAKVAPDGRYLYLAEMCGKIDPKTKKRVPTASIYDLEKLTLEKTLITPVGMRKGILANTEVDFSFDGKWALIARAEGDEGSEIYKDQGMVTVVNTRTQKIAKYIPTYGQGAKIIATRPALTRVRNPQQIVYVANYFSDDISVIDITSLADDGKLKGDKHYIKKIDLKTHFTPPVNHGYKIAPRGVAFTPDGGRALVLNTESGSIFVVDSINHRQLAELAPISKELAGRELNVRHIVTTKDGEWAYLSHMRGNAVSRISMKKLNQIVDALPEPGPQVVLPESTWNELLVPFETTSGPQKILVIEDYPKDHPNFPNKKWPLTHPNTIVLDPISNRYLYVSSRTTSTVGDATVDSRIMGKIDIIDTVNGSIVFSLVGGSQPTALEVSPDGKTLISSALIGAKLYFYDIGKLLRLYER, encoded by the coding sequence ATGAGGCAGCAGATTTTGGCTCTGGGATTGGTTTTATATGCCTGTGTGGCAGGGGCTGGCGTAAAGGATTTGGAAGTCTTAAATACCAAGGATTTTTTGAAAAAAATACTGCCGACGGGCTGTCAACCCAAGGGCGCGAAAGTGGCGCCAGACGGACGTTACCTTTACCTGGCTGAAATGTGCGGGAAGATCGATCCAAAAACCAAGAAGCGGGTTCCGACGGCCTCGATTTATGATCTGGAAAAGCTGACCTTGGAAAAAACCCTGATCACGCCGGTCGGGATGCGCAAAGGTATTCTTGCCAACACGGAAGTCGATTTTTCGTTCGACGGAAAATGGGCTTTGATTGCGCGCGCCGAAGGGGACGAGGGTTCAGAGATCTACAAGGATCAAGGCATGGTGACCGTCGTAAATACCCGAACTCAAAAGATTGCGAAGTACATTCCAACTTACGGTCAGGGAGCGAAAATTATCGCCACACGACCTGCGTTGACTCGCGTTCGCAATCCTCAGCAAATCGTTTATGTCGCCAACTATTTTTCGGATGACATCAGCGTGATCGATATCACCAGCTTGGCGGACGATGGAAAACTAAAAGGCGACAAGCACTATATAAAGAAAATCGATTTAAAAACGCACTTCACTCCACCAGTGAACCATGGATATAAAATTGCGCCCAGAGGAGTTGCCTTCACTCCTGATGGTGGGCGCGCCTTGGTGTTGAACACAGAATCAGGAAGTATCTTTGTGGTGGACTCCATCAATCACAGACAACTTGCAGAGCTGGCTCCCATTAGCAAGGAGCTTGCAGGGCGCGAGTTGAATGTGCGCCACATTGTGACCACAAAAGACGGCGAGTGGGCTTATCTAAGTCACATGCGCGGTAATGCGGTTTCCAGAATCAGTATGAAAAAGCTAAACCAGATTGTCGATGCTTTGCCAGAGCCAGGGCCCCAGGTGGTTTTGCCGGAATCAACTTGGAATGAGTTGTTGGTTCCATTTGAAACAACGTCTGGCCCGCAAAAGATTCTGGTTATCGAAGACTATCCTAAGGATCATCCGAATTTCCCGAATAAGAAGTGGCCACTGACTCATCCGAACACCATCGTTCTTGATCCGATTTCAAATCGCTATCTGTATGTTTCGTCACGAACCACGTCAACGGTAGGGGATGCAACAGTGGATTCAAGGATTATGGGTAAGATTGATATTATCGACACCGTGAACGGTTCTATTGTCTTCTCGTTGGTGGGGGGATCACAGCCGACGGCCTTAGAGGTCTCGCCCGATGGGAAAACTCTGATTTCGAGCGCACTCATTGGCGCGAAATTGTACTTCTATGATATCGGCAAGCTGCTACGCCTTTACGAGCGATAA
- a CDS encoding M3 family oligoendopeptidase gives MNGPTWDIESVYPSITSKEFQADWNSIHSDLESLQKNIVEIKSQFANPTDKTISQLQNILMLDLKIAVLASTINSWLSCSMSVDSTNQEAKTKSSEIEIFFSKYSQAMVPVQLFVQHCQEDVFNKLLNHEQIAPFRFSFEQERKKVQFSLPESEETLLKGLEVSGHSAWGELYDELSGNIRVQLKYPDRTETVGLAKASALTKTASELDRKVAWLGIQEAWNEHQHSAAAIVNALAGWRLEMAEKRSHFQPMTFMNDPLSNNRISQQTLDAMISACKSNTQDIRKAGHLMAKLMKKDRLELWDQMAPSPIAASPAAIPFEQGAKIVRDAFAHVSSEMADFVQMMVDKKWIEGRILPNKRTGAYCTGFLKNQEPRVYMTYMGSNSDIGTLAHELGHGFHSWVMRDMSLGEQNYPMTLAETASVFAETVLGDALMTQAKSREEKIENAWGDLEGAMAFLINIPVRYEFESRFYEARKERTLSAKELRELMKTVWTEWYGDSTEGADELFWAHKLHFHIAGLSFYNFPYTFGYLFSLSIYARRQELGAGFMDKYKAILRDTGRMTAEDLIMKHLGEDITKPAFWQKSIDVVKSKISHFESLI, from the coding sequence ATGAACGGACCTACCTGGGATATTGAATCAGTTTACCCTTCGATCACTTCCAAAGAGTTTCAAGCAGACTGGAATTCGATCCATTCGGATCTTGAATCCCTGCAAAAAAATATTGTAGAGATCAAATCGCAGTTCGCAAACCCGACGGACAAAACCATCTCTCAGCTCCAAAACATTCTAATGCTGGACCTCAAGATTGCAGTTTTGGCCAGCACTATCAACAGCTGGCTTTCCTGCAGTATGTCTGTGGACTCCACCAACCAGGAAGCAAAAACCAAAAGTTCTGAAATTGAGATTTTCTTTTCCAAGTATTCTCAGGCGATGGTTCCGGTGCAACTTTTCGTTCAACACTGCCAAGAGGATGTATTTAATAAATTATTGAATCATGAGCAGATCGCGCCATTTCGTTTTTCCTTTGAACAAGAGCGCAAAAAAGTTCAATTCAGCCTTCCTGAATCAGAGGAAACCCTGCTGAAAGGACTTGAGGTCTCAGGTCATTCTGCATGGGGCGAGCTTTACGACGAACTTAGCGGCAATATTCGGGTGCAACTGAAATATCCGGATCGCACTGAAACCGTGGGTCTGGCCAAAGCCAGTGCCCTGACCAAAACGGCCAGCGAGTTGGATCGCAAAGTCGCGTGGCTGGGCATTCAGGAGGCGTGGAACGAGCACCAGCACAGTGCTGCCGCCATCGTTAATGCGCTGGCGGGTTGGCGTTTGGAAATGGCGGAGAAGCGCTCTCACTTTCAGCCCATGACATTCATGAACGATCCCCTTTCCAACAACCGTATTTCGCAACAAACATTGGATGCGATGATCTCCGCCTGCAAAAGCAACACGCAGGACATTCGCAAAGCCGGCCACCTGATGGCTAAACTCATGAAGAAAGACCGCTTGGAACTATGGGACCAGATGGCACCAAGCCCTATTGCGGCGTCACCTGCTGCTATTCCCTTTGAGCAAGGTGCGAAGATCGTCCGTGATGCTTTTGCCCACGTCTCCAGTGAAATGGCTGATTTCGTTCAGATGATGGTTGATAAGAAATGGATTGAGGGAAGAATTCTTCCCAACAAGCGCACGGGAGCTTACTGCACTGGCTTTTTGAAAAACCAGGAGCCTCGGGTTTACATGACGTATATGGGCTCCAACAGCGACATTGGCACACTCGCGCACGAGCTGGGCCATGGCTTCCATTCCTGGGTCATGCGCGACATGTCCTTGGGTGAACAAAACTATCCGATGACCTTGGCCGAAACGGCGAGCGTCTTTGCTGAAACCGTATTGGGTGATGCTTTGATGACTCAAGCCAAATCACGCGAAGAAAAAATCGAGAACGCCTGGGGTGATTTGGAGGGCGCGATGGCTTTCCTGATCAACATCCCGGTTCGCTATGAATTTGAAAGTCGCTTTTATGAAGCACGCAAAGAGCGCACACTGAGCGCCAAGGAACTGCGTGAGCTGATGAAAACAGTTTGGACCGAGTGGTATGGTGATAGCACTGAAGGCGCCGACGAGCTTTTCTGGGCGCATAAGCTGCACTTCCATATTGCGGGATTAAGCTTCTATAATTTCCCTTACACATTTGGTTATTTGTTCTCTTTAAGCATCTATGCCCGCCGTCAGGAATTGGGCGCAGGCTTTATGGACAAGTACAAGGCTATCTTGCGCGACACGGGCCGTATGACAGCCGAAGACCTGATTATGAAACACTTGGGCGAGGACATCACCAAGCCTGCCTTCTGGCAAAAGTCCATCGACGTGGTTAAATCAAAAATTTCTCACTTTGAAAGCCTGATCTAG
- a CDS encoding C45 family peptidase, with protein MKLLIMILLLAPGAAFANCILQNQQQNQRHFVCQAPGTAKKVHVLDLTGGYKETAYFHGYFLRKEIEAGVLKGVQIRTERAFSSLDKKSKDQLKLIKNCVIDNYRASVSNEFKDGLRNLHRGLKAAGSKVDWKDFEESNYMVEFSIFADSMQRQLEDDPGKMKKQLFASCAPYFIGSALVKPFKILAKGLRAIKMGCTGISASASSSMDGALLHGRNFDTGLLGFFEQDQVIVINRQPNGTTSVGIASAGLHYAGGISGFNNHGLSVSLHELQTEGTQIHYAPGQSDIAPFLLHSVLLKARTLDQAIAIIQSRKGFGAWTFFISDAKTDESASIELSGDTVVVARRTKNRFLGQSNHFLGLRTSQEGYEYSLNKTLETRARLAHVERTLNQDFGRVDAQWVINRLSGHSDELVGPRAFGRTTTKLYTAATHVMAPARQEWWMSVGETYPTNRSHFVGFRLLGPGQRSPVEIIGVTKAWEDSTKSAWYDSMKYYVQAYLTNEHDHATVAGIDRTLRLLETASSMSSQNGIQEFPYEFMWARIKIQRAALNIQNGQRELAYTDLIESQRRLTDLAVNLGSGLHPYENFQLDMWQFRAETLKPQALQSRVAQGNFRLRAQETLATLIARYPRQKELYDLQKSLSAEAQLPIVLDSEIRLGTVE; from the coding sequence ATGAAACTGCTAATCATGATTCTGTTACTGGCTCCCGGAGCTGCTTTTGCCAATTGCATTTTGCAAAATCAACAACAAAACCAGCGCCATTTCGTCTGCCAGGCGCCCGGCACAGCAAAAAAAGTACACGTACTGGATTTGACCGGCGGCTATAAGGAAACGGCCTATTTTCATGGTTACTTCCTGCGCAAAGAAATCGAAGCCGGCGTCCTGAAAGGCGTTCAAATTCGCACGGAACGTGCTTTCTCCTCTTTGGATAAAAAGTCCAAAGATCAATTGAAGCTTATTAAAAACTGCGTGATCGACAACTATCGCGCCAGCGTTTCTAACGAGTTCAAAGATGGTCTTAGAAATCTGCATCGCGGACTCAAAGCTGCGGGCAGCAAAGTCGACTGGAAAGACTTTGAGGAAAGCAACTACATGGTGGAGTTTTCAATTTTTGCAGACTCCATGCAAAGGCAGCTGGAGGACGATCCGGGAAAAATGAAGAAGCAGCTTTTTGCTTCCTGCGCCCCCTATTTTATCGGGAGTGCACTGGTAAAGCCCTTCAAAATCCTCGCAAAAGGTTTAAGAGCAATCAAAATGGGCTGCACAGGGATCAGTGCTTCTGCGAGCAGCTCCATGGATGGGGCCCTTCTTCATGGTCGTAACTTCGACACGGGTCTTTTGGGATTCTTTGAACAGGATCAGGTTATTGTTATCAACCGCCAACCAAACGGCACCACTTCTGTCGGTATCGCATCGGCGGGCCTGCACTATGCCGGCGGCATCAGTGGTTTCAATAATCACGGTCTTTCAGTCAGCCTGCATGAGCTGCAAACGGAAGGGACTCAGATTCACTATGCTCCCGGCCAATCCGATATCGCGCCCTTTCTATTACACTCAGTACTATTGAAGGCTCGCACTTTGGATCAAGCCATCGCCATCATCCAATCTCGCAAAGGATTTGGCGCCTGGACATTCTTTATCTCTGATGCAAAGACGGATGAATCCGCGTCTATTGAGCTTAGTGGCGACACAGTCGTGGTAGCGCGCAGAACCAAAAACAGATTTCTGGGTCAAAGCAATCACTTCCTGGGTTTAAGAACCAGCCAGGAAGGTTACGAGTACAGTCTGAATAAAACTCTTGAAACACGTGCTCGTCTGGCGCATGTGGAGCGCACCTTGAATCAGGATTTTGGCAGAGTTGATGCGCAATGGGTGATCAATCGCCTCAGCGGTCACAGTGACGAGCTTGTGGGACCAAGAGCCTTTGGGCGCACCACCACAAAGCTTTACACTGCCGCCACTCATGTGATGGCCCCGGCCCGTCAAGAATGGTGGATGAGTGTGGGCGAAACGTATCCAACCAACCGCTCCCACTTTGTCGGCTTCCGCCTACTGGGTCCTGGTCAAAGATCTCCGGTTGAAATTATCGGCGTCACCAAGGCTTGGGAGGATTCAACAAAATCCGCTTGGTACGACTCGATGAAATATTATGTTCAGGCATATCTGACCAACGAACACGATCACGCGACTGTTGCCGGTATTGATCGCACATTGCGTTTGCTGGAGACAGCTTCATCAATGTCTTCCCAGAACGGCATCCAGGAGTTTCCCTACGAATTCATGTGGGCTCGTATCAAAATTCAACGAGCAGCGCTTAACATTCAAAATGGTCAGCGCGAGCTGGCTTACACAGACCTGATCGAATCGCAAAGACGCTTGACGGACCTTGCGGTGAACTTGGGATCTGGCTTACATCCTTATGAAAACTTCCAGTTGGACATGTGGCAGTTCCGAGCAGAAACACTAAAGCCCCAAGCCCTGCAATCACGCGTGGCCCAGGGTAACTTCAGATTGCGCGCCCAAGAGACCTTGGCAACTTTGATTGCCAGGTATCCTCGCCAGAAAGAGCTTTATGATTTGCAAAAAAGCCTTTCAGCCGAAGCACAACTGCCGATTGTTCTGGATTCGGAAATTCGCCTGGGCACGGTGGAGTAA
- a CDS encoding DUF3011 domain-containing protein yields the protein MKNVLMALIVLGSIAQSAHAYDFNYSESEEVYSFRGPGRDDRRGDDRRGGDRRDDRREDDRRPGHGPGYGRPGNGPGHGGPNPRPQPPPPRHEPTIEYVTCESQGNRYNTCYIDPRGIRRVYLARQQSKARCEENRSFGLVGSSIWVDHGCRGVFAIERF from the coding sequence ATGAAAAATGTATTAATGGCACTTATCGTTCTTGGTAGCATCGCACAAAGTGCTCACGCCTATGATTTTAATTATTCTGAGTCTGAAGAGGTGTATTCCTTTCGTGGCCCTGGTCGGGATGACCGTCGCGGCGACGATCGCCGGGGCGGTGATCGTCGCGATGACCGAAGAGAAGACGATCGTCGTCCTGGGCATGGCCCTGGCTATGGCCGTCCAGGTAACGGCCCTGGTCATGGTGGCCCGAATCCTCGTCCACAACCACCTCCACCTCGTCACGAACCTACCATCGAGTATGTAACTTGCGAATCCCAAGGCAACCGTTACAACACTTGCTACATCGACCCTCGCGGAATCCGTCGCGTTTATTTAGCACGACAACAATCCAAAGCTCGCTGCGAAGAAAATCGCTCCTTCGGCCTAGTGGGAAGCTCCATCTGGGTAGACCATGGATGCCGTGGCGTCTTTGCTATCGAAAGATTCTAA
- a CDS encoding TetR/AcrR family transcriptional regulator: MATQSKEEIYFAVCNAILKMEVAKGHLQWTLSDVSRESNVTRSLIYYYFGKEKDRVLEEAYKFVISQVFNIERAKSVGIRERLRDVLRDVQNMPFLFVLYYLEKNAGTQFGKMIQEAEALLLKAMKIEFPDLSEVQILEIYLKELGAIAYQLPPDKVENLFENYIPGQAK; encoded by the coding sequence ATGGCAACTCAATCCAAAGAAGAAATCTATTTTGCGGTCTGCAACGCTATCTTAAAGATGGAAGTGGCCAAGGGTCATTTGCAGTGGACTCTGTCTGATGTTTCTCGTGAATCCAATGTCACGCGTTCATTGATTTACTATTACTTTGGTAAAGAGAAGGACAGGGTGTTGGAGGAAGCCTATAAATTCGTTATCTCTCAGGTTTTCAATATCGAACGCGCCAAGAGCGTGGGCATTCGTGAGAGACTTCGGGATGTTTTGCGAGATGTGCAAAATATGCCGTTCCTGTTTGTTCTTTATTATTTGGAAAAAAATGCAGGAACCCAATTTGGCAAAATGATTCAGGAGGCAGAGGCCTTATTGCTGAAAGCCATGAAAATCGAATTCCCGGATCTTTCAGAAGTTCAGATTCTTGAAATTTACTTGAAGGAACTGGGCGCGATTGCCTATCAGTTGCCGCCGGATAAGGTCGAGAACCTTTTTGAAAATTATATTCCGGGACAGGCGAAGTAG
- a CDS encoding YihY/virulence factor BrkB family protein, translating into MIARVSRNFRNLWGVIKDTVQQMQDGELALVASSLSFSTIVGMVPFLAVVTATFQSIGGFEALYPKVEFFLLMNLREAAGSDLTKWLRIFLKNINAGKVGTTGAIFLFLTSLRLLHDMEVGIHRVWNHKNTRPFYKRLIYQWVLILLIPVFLAIYVGFNTLDQFQVVRKLLPGGFTNGFVLVGSLFLIYKLVPDLPVHWRSAFVSSLLAAAGMFGVHKGFAFVAVGVFNYNKIYGSFAAIPILTLWILSLWYVILGGVALCASLQKRHIT; encoded by the coding sequence ATGATCGCAAGAGTATCCAGAAATTTCAGAAACCTATGGGGTGTTATCAAGGACACCGTCCAGCAGATGCAGGATGGTGAATTGGCATTGGTGGCGAGCTCCCTTTCCTTTTCGACGATTGTCGGGATGGTTCCGTTTCTGGCGGTAGTGACCGCCACCTTTCAGTCCATTGGCGGCTTCGAAGCCTTGTATCCGAAGGTGGAGTTCTTCCTGCTGATGAACCTGCGGGAAGCCGCCGGCAGTGATCTGACCAAATGGCTGCGCATTTTTCTTAAAAACATCAATGCCGGCAAAGTCGGTACGACGGGTGCGATTTTCTTGTTTCTGACTTCTTTGCGTCTATTGCATGACATGGAAGTCGGCATTCACCGTGTTTGGAATCACAAGAACACCCGCCCCTTCTACAAGCGTTTGATTTATCAATGGGTCCTTATTCTTTTGATTCCGGTGTTTCTGGCGATCTATGTGGGCTTCAATACCCTGGATCAATTCCAGGTGGTCCGCAAACTTTTGCCGGGTGGTTTTACCAACGGCTTTGTTTTGGTTGGCAGTTTGTTCCTGATTTACAAACTGGTGCCTGATCTTCCGGTTCATTGGCGCTCCGCTTTCGTCAGTTCACTACTTGCGGCTGCGGGTATGTTCGGAGTGCACAAAGGCTTCGCCTTCGTTGCTGTGGGAGTCTTTAACTACAATAAAATCTACGGGTCCTTCGCTGCGATACCAATCCTGACATTGTGGATCCTGTCCCTCTGGTACGTCATCCTGGGCGGCGTCGCCCTGTGCGCAAGCTTGCAAAAGCGTCATATCACTTAG
- a CDS encoding DUF2252 family protein, with protein sequence MKSLLLTLALSLFAGAPALASDNFDPARSADWHQEDDLFGAFRANAPHFWYWLKTQHSEMLNPSGVVVGDAHILNFGDVQLANGGREFALIDIDDGGPNAPLAGDLIRYAAGNQVSPFKISLNKIFDAYVQGLKGMQMSEPAVLQDALEHSEADYHARQEKYLDKMTSQNRFSEKANLTALSHAPSEVQQLFNQARGYFEASMAGYQILDIGYKTKHGGGSSGLPRFWYLIERNQKRHIIEFKLEKEAATSYYRYQGTPVERFPHVAQIYRPANTAYGPYKIVAGPAGQFLMRARLNPFLDFENADNIRDGQEMSLYIANRIGLWHGQQDASDDLLQVIRLHSFEKLVNSYVDLMKKENN encoded by the coding sequence ATGAAATCCCTTCTACTGACACTTGCACTATCATTGTTTGCTGGAGCCCCAGCATTAGCCTCTGATAACTTTGACCCTGCTCGAAGTGCGGACTGGCATCAGGAAGATGACCTGTTCGGTGCTTTCCGCGCCAATGCTCCGCACTTTTGGTATTGGCTTAAGACCCAACACTCTGAAATGCTAAACCCCTCCGGGGTGGTCGTCGGTGACGCCCACATCCTGAATTTTGGCGACGTGCAATTGGCCAACGGCGGCCGGGAATTCGCATTGATTGACATTGATGACGGCGGCCCGAATGCCCCGCTCGCAGGGGATCTGATCCGCTATGCAGCTGGCAACCAGGTCTCCCCATTTAAAATCTCCCTGAATAAAATCTTTGATGCTTACGTGCAGGGTCTGAAGGGCATGCAAATGAGCGAGCCCGCAGTGTTGCAGGACGCCCTCGAGCACAGCGAGGCGGACTATCACGCCCGCCAAGAGAAGTACCTTGATAAAATGACCTCACAGAATCGCTTTTCTGAAAAGGCAAACTTGACGGCCCTTTCCCACGCACCGTCAGAAGTCCAACAACTGTTCAACCAAGCCCGTGGATACTTTGAAGCCTCCATGGCGGGTTATCAGATTTTGGATATTGGCTATAAAACCAAACACGGTGGTGGCAGCAGTGGACTTCCACGCTTTTGGTATTTGATCGAAAGAAATCAAAAACGACACATCATCGAATTCAAACTCGAGAAGGAAGCGGCAACTTCCTATTACCGGTATCAAGGTACACCGGTGGAGCGTTTTCCGCACGTGGCACAGATCTATCGTCCGGCAAACACTGCGTACGGCCCCTACAAAATCGTGGCTGGCCCGGCCGGCCAGTTCCTGATGCGCGCCCGCTTGAATCCATTTTTGGATTTCGAAAACGCCGACAACATCCGCGACGGTCAGGAAATGTCCTTGTATATCGCCAATCGAATTGGACTATGGCATGGTCAGCAGGATGCCAGCGACGACCTGTTGCAAGTCATCAGACTTCATTCCTTTGAAAAACTCGTAAACTCTTATGTCGACCTCATGAAGAAAGAGAACAACTAA